The following proteins are co-located in the Candidatus Competibacteraceae bacterium genome:
- a CDS encoding protein kinase, with the protein MTAPSEETRVQPVEVTCPGCFHPREWDAAGVCPICHYRAGLEGRSAALLPVGTQLKGYVVGEKLGQGGFGITYRGFDMTLKMKVAVKEYYPSEFVGRSTNRKMVVLNAHEHEDLFQYGLRTFLQEAQTIAQLRHPHLVRVVNFFELNDTAYLVMDYYEGEDLGRHLKPPRRGQPGVRLPWRRAIKLLLPVLDGLQKVHQAGFMHRDIKPGNLYLTRDDELILLDFGSARQVSGTHTRSLLIFSEGFAPYEQYLQGHLNRQGPWTDVYAVAATLYFMLTAHRVPSALERKEAELLQQPDLLKPARHFVPDLPPALDAALLRALAVEPEQRLQSITAFRQHLETVLAEEDKPRPTSLPEPPTQPRVAPKPPIPPKAVPVRPVKPLPEAPSPPKTTLERSGQPNWRVAAVVIAMIGLIAWGGWSIGLRTSPDSPKPPVIVTPPVAESSPVAATPPVVEPEPIVEPRAYLTVKATPATAQIRIMNIGPAYRDGIELTPGDFDLEIGAPGYRTHRAWHHLVAGVQELSIVLPAESPAPATPPPDPEGMARRQRLDLQLAVAKKLLEARETQAARRALEDAKALDREGRVEAFRREQTTLMQAAALAFLEQGQETLAKRVADDLGQWEPQSPAYQALQARLSGGR; encoded by the coding sequence ATGACCGCGCCATCGGAAGAAACCCGCGTCCAGCCGGTCGAGGTGACCTGTCCGGGGTGTTTCCACCCGCGCGAATGGGACGCGGCCGGAGTGTGCCCGATTTGCCATTACCGCGCCGGTCTGGAGGGGCGATCCGCCGCGCTGCTGCCGGTCGGGACGCAACTCAAGGGCTACGTGGTCGGGGAAAAGCTGGGCCAGGGCGGATTCGGGATCACCTATCGCGGTTTCGACATGACCCTGAAGATGAAGGTCGCGGTCAAGGAATACTACCCCAGCGAATTTGTCGGGCGCTCGACCAATCGCAAGATGGTGGTGCTCAACGCCCACGAGCATGAAGACCTGTTCCAGTACGGACTACGCACCTTCCTGCAGGAAGCGCAAACGATCGCGCAATTACGGCATCCGCATCTGGTGCGGGTCGTGAACTTCTTCGAACTGAACGACACCGCCTATCTGGTCATGGACTACTACGAGGGCGAGGACCTGGGGCGGCATCTAAAACCGCCCCGGAGAGGACAACCGGGAGTCCGCTTGCCGTGGCGACGGGCGATCAAGTTGCTGCTACCGGTGCTGGACGGCTTGCAGAAAGTGCATCAAGCCGGCTTCATGCACCGGGACATCAAACCGGGCAACCTGTATCTGACTCGGGACGACGAACTGATCCTGCTGGACTTCGGCTCGGCCCGGCAAGTGAGCGGCACCCACACCCGCAGCCTGCTGATCTTCTCCGAAGGCTTTGCCCCCTACGAACAATACCTGCAAGGTCATCTAAACCGACAAGGGCCATGGACCGACGTCTACGCCGTCGCGGCCACCCTGTACTTCATGCTGACCGCGCATCGGGTGCCGTCGGCGCTGGAGCGGAAGGAGGCCGAACTGCTGCAACAACCGGACTTGCTGAAACCGGCTCGTCATTTTGTCCCCGACCTGCCGCCGGCGCTGGACGCCGCCCTGCTTCGGGCGCTGGCGGTGGAACCGGAACAGCGGCTGCAATCGATTACAGCATTCAGGCAGCACCTGGAAACCGTGCTGGCGGAAGAGGACAAACCGCGTCCGACCTCGCTGCCCGAACCGCCGACCCAGCCCCGAGTCGCGCCAAAACCGCCGATTCCGCCCAAAGCGGTCCCGGTACGGCCGGTGAAGCCGCTCCCAGAAGCGCCGTCCCCGCCTAAAACGACTCTGGAACGGTCCGGCCAGCCGAACTGGCGGGTTGCGGCGGTGGTCATCGCCATGATCGGGTTGATAGCGTGGGGCGGGTGGTCGATTGGGTTGAGAACTTCGCCGGATTCGCCAAAGCCGCCAGTGATCGTGACGCCGCCGGTCGCCGAATCATCACCGGTTGCGGCGACGCCGCCGGTGGTGGAACCTGAGCCCATTGTGGAGCCACGCGCCTATCTGACGGTCAAGGCCACGCCGGCGACCGCTCAAATCCGCATCATGAACATTGGCCCGGCGTATCGGGACGGGATTGAACTGACGCCGGGCGATTTCGATCTTGAAATCGGCGCCCCCGGCTATCGAACCCACCGGGCGTGGCACCATCTGGTGGCGGGCGTGCAAGAACTGTCGATCGTATTGCCAGCGGAATCACCCGCGCCCGCCACGCCGCCCCCGGACCCGGAAGGCATGGCCCGCCGGCAGCGACTCGATCTCCAATTGGCGGTGGCCAAAAAATTGTTGGAAGCGCGAGAAACGCAAGCGGCGCGGCGGGCTCTGGAGGACGCGAAAGCATTGGATCGGGAAGGGCGGGTGGAGGCGTTCCGGCGGGAACAGACCACGCTCATGCAGGCTGCGGCGCTGGCCTTTCTAGAGCAGGGCCAAGAGACACTGGCCAAGCGAGTGGCGGACGATCTGGGCCAATGGGAGCCGCAAAGTCCCGCATACCAGGCATTGCAAGCGCGCTTGAGCGGCGGACGGTAA
- a CDS encoding Rpn family recombination-promoting nuclease/putative transposase, which produces MSVPHPHDVFVRDFLADLDQARAFFRLLLPPAFQTEFNLDTLAAEPTSLIDETLNELQSDLLFSLTTRSGELRQLYLLFEHKSYLDPGLLAQLLGYLGRLYGKQPVRTPILPLVLYHGAASFTLPLRFGDEFALTAAQQALLRPYLPDFSYLLYDLSDWQPPTEPPLAIQLFIEALRNAASGDPERTRRLLELAVGLYGERNGARIVHALLTYLFHVTPLAPDAVRGLLTHSRPELENAMLTAAQQLYERGHREGEAKLLRELLEHKFGALPKRIQQRLAEADEADLRTWSLRLLSAATLDEVFPKTPRRRPSA; this is translated from the coding sequence ATGTCCGTTCCGCATCCTCACGATGTCTTCGTTCGCGATTTCCTTGCCGATCTCGACCAAGCGAGGGCCTTCTTTCGTTTGCTCCTGCCGCCCGCTTTCCAAACCGAATTCAACCTTGACACGCTCGCCGCCGAACCGACCAGCCTGATCGACGAAACCCTCAACGAACTGCAATCCGACCTGTTGTTCTCGCTAACCACCCGTTCCGGCGAACTGCGTCAGTTGTACCTGCTGTTCGAGCACAAGTCTTATCTGGACCCGGGGCTACTCGCCCAACTACTCGGTTATCTGGGTCGTCTGTACGGCAAACAACCCGTCCGGACGCCGATCCTCCCGCTGGTGCTTTATCACGGCGCGGCGTCGTTCACTCTCCCACTCCGCTTCGGCGACGAGTTTGCCCTGACCGCCGCGCAACAGGCCCTGTTGCGGCCCTACCTGCCGGACTTCAGCTACCTGCTCTACGATCTGAGCGACTGGCAACCGCCCACCGAACCGCCGCTGGCGATTCAGTTGTTTATCGAAGCCCTGCGCAACGCCGCCAGCGGCGATCCCGAACGCACCCGACGCCTACTCGAACTGGCCGTTGGCCTGTATGGGGAACGCAACGGCGCGCGCATCGTCCATGCTTTACTGACCTACCTGTTCCATGTGACCCCGCTGGCCCCCGACGCCGTGCGCGGTCTGCTGACCCATTCCCGACCTGAGCTGGAGAACGCCATGCTTACCGCTGCGCAGCAACTTTACGAACGTGGCCATCGCGAGGGTGAAGCCAAACTGTTACGGGAGCTACTGGAGCACAAGTTCGGGGCGCTGCCGAAACGGATTCAGCAACGCCTGGCTGAGGCCGATGAAGCAGACTTGCGGACTTGGAGCCTGCGGCTGTTGAGCGCCGCCACCCTCGATGAGGTGTTCCCCAAAACGCCCCGGCGTCGCCCGTCGGCCTGA
- a CDS encoding serine/threonine protein kinase, whose translation MQTQLRRYVIGEKLGQGGFGITYRGFDLKLKMEVAIKEYFPSDFANRADDRKTLVLLSPENTELFDYGLRASTEEAHTLAKLQHPNLVRVLNLFEMNATAYLVMDYYEGETLHDYLVRQPGRKLPWREAIQVLLPVLDGLQAVHDQGFLHRDIKPRNLYRTHQGQIILLDFGAARQVVSDRGHSIAIYTNGYAAYEQHTQGEQGPWTDVYGAAATLYFLLTGQTPPAADARAMDDALKPPRHHVPELPPASRQHPAPRPGGDLGTTPAIHPGTQATTRNRAGDGGKKTLFERARSAQATQEIERTGRRDCFVVGNSGVGYMAGLFQRDHTARSTDTDHCPHRRACAPTASSGQGHSGGLQRATGSDDSGEQRLAGFGAARLRTPRGAGYGRGDPGGLSAAPGIGLDYGGATQRCGDPVGAGPAAGEHDPAGRRIAAGGGT comes from the coding sequence ATGCAGACGCAATTGAGGCGGTATGTGATCGGCGAGAAGCTGGGACAAGGCGGTTTTGGCATCACCTATCGCGGTTTCGATCTGAAGCTAAAAATGGAAGTGGCCATCAAGGAGTATTTCCCGAGCGATTTCGCCAATCGAGCCGACGACCGGAAAACGCTGGTTCTGCTCTCGCCGGAAAATACCGAACTGTTCGACTATGGCTTGAGGGCATCTACTGAGGAAGCGCACACCCTGGCCAAATTGCAGCATCCCAACCTGGTGCGGGTGCTCAATTTGTTCGAAATGAACGCCACCGCCTATCTGGTGATGGATTACTACGAAGGCGAAACGCTCCACGACTATCTGGTCCGGCAGCCGGGCAGGAAATTGCCTTGGCGCGAGGCAATCCAGGTGTTGTTACCGGTGCTGGACGGTTTGCAGGCAGTGCACGACCAAGGTTTTTTGCACCGGGACATCAAGCCGCGCAACCTCTATCGCACGCACCAGGGTCAGATCATCCTGCTCGACTTCGGCGCGGCCCGGCAAGTGGTCAGTGATCGCGGCCACAGTATAGCGATTTATACCAATGGCTATGCGGCTTACGAGCAGCATACTCAGGGTGAGCAAGGCCCATGGACTGATGTGTACGGCGCGGCGGCCACGCTCTATTTTCTGCTCACCGGACAGACTCCACCGGCGGCGGATGCCCGCGCAATGGACGACGCGCTCAAGCCGCCCCGGCATCATGTTCCCGAACTGCCGCCCGCTTCTCGACAACATCCTGCGCCGCGCCCTGGCGGTGACCTCGGAACAACGCCTGCAATCCACCCAGGAACTCAAGCAACAACTCGAAACCGTGCTGGCGACGGAGGCAAAAAAACCCTCTTCGAACGGGCAAGGAGCGCGCAAGCCACCCAGGAAATTGAACGCACGGGCCGCCGCGATTGCTTTGTCGTTGGCAATTCCGGGGTGGGGTACATGGCTGGTCTTTTCCAACGGGACCACACCGCCCGCTCCACCGACACCGACCACTGCCCCCATCGCCGAGCCTGTGCCCCGACCGCCAGTTCCGGTCAAGGGCACTCTGGCGGTTTGCAGCGAGCCACCGGGAGCGACGATTCGGGTGAACAACGCCTTGCTGGGTTTGGCGCCGCAAGACTTCGTACACCCCGAGGGGCGGGTTACGGTCGAGGCGATCCTGGAGGGCTATCAGCCGCGCCAGGAATCGGTCTGGATTATGGCGGGGCGACGCAGCGATGTGGTGATCCGGTTGGAGCCGGTCCCGCCGCCGGCGAGCATGACCCCGCCGGTCGCCGAATCGCCGCCGGTGGTGGAACCTGA
- a CDS encoding alpha-2-macroglobulin family protein, translating into MRRFLFPFFLLALLLSVGARAFDDPTLAVAAAQYLQSIRDNRDPASQPTATLTQQAAQLARQNNLSAAIERYETALAASAPAAVWLDLSQAWRALAQSTKDAQTRRQARERTRQAAWNALQAARAPFERARALFWLGELYDQDRSPKQALAAFREGLELEDNPRIAKRYQELADANAFQIKGVSVESDSAAPKICLNFSDDLAKGRRIHYEDYLLVQPAIQAVASAKERQLCVEGVSHGQSYTMTARAGIPSATGEKTRVSQEFTAKVEDREPTLGFRGATYVLPKTDGQHLPLTSVNLDAARLRVLRINDRNLPREIENRRITNLLDGYDLNAIAQQSGEQVWEGTLTLATGERNQEITTAIPVGEILRDPQPGIYIVSAERVGQDPDSYENRATQWLVVSDIGLFTLRGDDGLHVFARSLTGAKPLPGIELRLFARNNGELGQAVTDRQGYARLDPGLLRGAGGREPAALMAFGKGDYNFLDLTKPAFDLSDRGVGGRAASGPVDAFLYTERGVYRPGETVELMALVRDSRGYALPETPLTLKVFRPDTVEIAQLRPGNPALGGYHAQLPMPLNARTGTWTIKAYSDPKGEPVGQLSVQVEDFVPQQLKLELNSAATVLKPGEPAVMDIDGRFLYGAPAANLKAEAELVLDEDANPYPAFPGYRFGLAQDSWTAQRFPVALAGTDAQGKAQALIALDQTPDTTRPLLAKVRVSLFEPGGRPVNRSLDLPYRTQPFAIGIKPRFGDGGVQTGQEAAFEVIALDPLGQPQAKSGLRAELVREEYQYYWYHDDGRWNYKMIIRDSAPAGGQTLNLAADQPAVVTQRGLDWGHYRLDVLDPATGVASSVRFTAGWFETPSEGDTPDQMKVTLDQPRYQAGEIAKIFVRAPFAGEVLLNVVGDRLWLSKTVSASADGATVELPIPAEWGPGVYIAATAFRPADSAKQRGPGRAIGVAWVGLDPAPRTLTVTLDAPTEWKPRQTVELPVAVAGLDAGQPAWLTVAAVDEGILQLTDFATPDPVQYFLGKRRLGMQVLDLYGKLIEAGGRPGQLRAGGDAGSRQLDASGIRTVKTLALFSGPVALDGDGRARVPLALPDFNGQLRLMAVAWNHDRVGQAEAKPLVRDPLVAQVYLPRFLAPEDESRITVTVRNLNAPPGDYQLRLSAEGAVAVDEPATFTFTVADAATQNQDSRTFTLRGRQPGKGQVHLQITGPNGFQLAREADIGVRPAQTLVSNRTAQRLNSGETLRLGGEVLSGFLPGTGQARLSVASRPNLNVPELLAELDRYPYGCLEQTTSRALPLLYFNQVAQAWVGQNATEAGLRARVQEAIQRILSLQDAGGGFGLWSPSSNIEDWLSAYAMDFLVRARQEQYLVPEVAYQSGLKRLRERVNESDFDTEQLGWRAYNLYVLARVQQAAIGDLRYLHDNYLQKLPNALAQAQLGAALAHYGELGRAREAFTAALNRTERTTTRDYGSPLRDRAALLALLAEVKLLPERVPDLAGQVAADYNTRRYSSTQEQAWLLLAARALLQQPGQLQLAVDGRTISADPFYQSLAGETLTQGLTVTNQGGQPAWYTLNRSGVPVTPQPPAQEGFSISRRYYTRTGKAVDPTQIHQNDLLVAVISGEAAGREQQQALVVDLLPAGLEIENARLAHNASTAELAWLPELTETLHTEIRDDRFVAALDLDAGDKRQFTLAYLARAVTPGVYRQPAVYVEDMYKPWQFGRGVMGTVKVE; encoded by the coding sequence ATGCGCCGTTTCCTGTTTCCGTTCTTCCTGCTGGCGCTACTGCTGTCGGTCGGCGCCCGCGCCTTCGACGATCCGACACTGGCGGTGGCCGCCGCCCAGTACCTGCAATCCATTCGCGACAACCGCGACCCCGCGAGTCAGCCAACCGCCACACTGACGCAACAAGCCGCGCAACTGGCCCGGCAAAACAATCTGAGCGCCGCCATCGAGCGCTACGAAACCGCCCTGGCCGCCAGCGCGCCAGCGGCGGTCTGGCTGGATCTGAGCCAAGCCTGGCGCGCTTTGGCGCAAAGCACCAAAGACGCGCAAACCCGGCGGCAGGCGCGGGAACGCACCCGGCAGGCGGCCTGGAACGCCCTCCAGGCGGCACGCGCGCCGTTCGAACGCGCCCGCGCCCTGTTCTGGCTGGGCGAACTGTACGACCAGGACCGGTCGCCCAAACAAGCGTTGGCCGCGTTTCGCGAAGGGCTGGAACTGGAAGACAACCCACGCATCGCCAAGCGTTATCAGGAACTAGCCGACGCCAACGCCTTCCAGATCAAGGGCGTCTCGGTCGAATCCGACAGCGCCGCGCCGAAAATCTGCCTGAACTTCTCCGACGACCTGGCCAAGGGCCGGCGGATTCATTACGAGGATTACCTGCTCGTCCAACCCGCCATCCAGGCGGTCGCCAGCGCCAAGGAACGGCAATTGTGCGTGGAAGGAGTCAGCCACGGCCAAAGCTACACCATGACCGCTCGAGCCGGCATCCCCTCCGCCACCGGCGAGAAAACCCGCGTCAGCCAGGAGTTCACCGCCAAGGTCGAGGATCGCGAGCCGACCCTGGGTTTCCGCGGCGCGACCTACGTGCTGCCCAAGACCGATGGCCAGCATCTACCCTTGACCAGTGTCAACCTGGACGCGGCGCGGCTGCGGGTGCTGCGGATCAACGACCGCAACCTGCCGCGGGAGATCGAAAACCGTCGCATCACCAACCTGCTGGACGGCTACGACCTCAACGCCATCGCCCAGCAATCCGGCGAGCAGGTGTGGGAAGGAACCCTAACCCTGGCCACTGGCGAGCGCAACCAGGAAATCACCACCGCCATCCCGGTCGGCGAGATCCTGCGCGACCCGCAACCGGGCATTTACATTGTCTCCGCCGAGCGGGTCGGCCAGGACCCGGACAGCTACGAGAACCGGGCCACGCAATGGCTGGTGGTTTCCGATATCGGGCTATTCACCCTGCGCGGCGACGATGGCTTGCATGTGTTCGCCCGCTCGCTGACCGGCGCCAAGCCGTTGCCAGGCATCGAACTGCGGCTGTTCGCCCGCAACAATGGCGAACTGGGTCAGGCGGTCACCGACCGCCAGGGCTACGCCCGGCTCGATCCGGGTCTGCTGCGCGGGGCCGGCGGCCGCGAGCCGGCGGCGCTGATGGCTTTCGGCAAGGGCGACTACAACTTTCTCGACCTGACCAAGCCGGCCTTCGACCTCAGCGACCGGGGCGTCGGGGGCCGCGCCGCGTCGGGGCCGGTGGACGCCTTCCTGTATACCGAGCGCGGGGTCTATCGGCCCGGCGAAACCGTGGAACTGATGGCGCTGGTGCGCGACAGTCGTGGTTACGCCCTCCCCGAGACGCCGCTGACCCTGAAGGTGTTCCGCCCGGACACCGTGGAAATCGCCCAGTTGCGGCCAGGCAATCCGGCGCTGGGCGGCTACCATGCCCAGTTGCCCATGCCATTGAACGCCCGTACTGGAACCTGGACGATCAAGGCTTATAGCGATCCCAAGGGCGAACCCGTTGGGCAACTGAGCGTTCAGGTCGAGGATTTCGTACCGCAGCAGTTGAAATTGGAGCTGAACTCGGCGGCAACGGTGCTGAAGCCGGGTGAGCCGGCGGTGATGGACATCGACGGCCGCTTCCTGTACGGCGCGCCGGCCGCCAACCTCAAGGCCGAGGCCGAACTGGTGCTGGACGAGGACGCCAACCCCTATCCGGCCTTCCCCGGCTATCGCTTCGGGCTGGCGCAGGACAGTTGGACCGCGCAACGTTTCCCGGTGGCGCTGGCCGGCACCGACGCCCAGGGCAAGGCGCAAGCGTTGATCGCGCTGGACCAGACGCCCGACACCACTCGGCCGCTGCTGGCCAAGGTGCGGGTATCGCTGTTCGAGCCGGGCGGGCGGCCGGTGAACCGCAGCCTGGATCTGCCCTACCGGACCCAGCCGTTCGCCATCGGCATCAAGCCGCGTTTTGGTGATGGCGGCGTCCAGACCGGGCAGGAAGCGGCGTTCGAGGTGATCGCGCTCGACCCGCTGGGCCAGCCGCAGGCCAAAAGCGGGCTGCGCGCCGAACTGGTGCGCGAGGAGTACCAGTATTACTGGTATCACGACGATGGCCGCTGGAACTACAAGATGATCATCCGCGACAGCGCGCCCGCCGGCGGGCAAACCCTGAACCTCGCCGCCGACCAGCCGGCCGTCGTGACTCAGCGGGGGCTGGACTGGGGCCATTACCGGCTGGACGTGCTCGATCCGGCCACCGGCGTCGCCTCCAGCGTGCGCTTCACCGCCGGCTGGTTCGAAACCCCCAGCGAGGGCGACACCCCCGACCAGATGAAGGTGACGCTGGACCAGCCACGCTATCAGGCCGGTGAAATCGCCAAGATCTTCGTGCGCGCGCCCTTCGCCGGCGAGGTGCTGCTAAACGTGGTCGGCGACCGGCTGTGGCTGAGCAAAACCGTCAGCGCCAGCGCCGACGGCGCGACGGTGGAACTGCCGATTCCCGCTGAGTGGGGTCCGGGGGTATACATCGCCGCCACCGCGTTCCGCCCGGCGGACAGCGCCAAGCAGCGCGGACCGGGCCGGGCCATCGGCGTGGCCTGGGTGGGGCTGGACCCCGCGCCGCGCACCCTGACCGTCACCCTGGACGCGCCGACCGAATGGAAGCCGCGCCAGACCGTGGAACTGCCGGTCGCGGTCGCGGGACTCGACGCGGGCCAACCGGCCTGGCTGACGGTGGCGGCGGTGGATGAAGGCATCCTGCAACTGACCGATTTCGCCACGCCGGACCCGGTGCAATACTTCCTCGGCAAGCGCCGGCTGGGCATGCAGGTGCTGGACCTGTACGGCAAGCTGATCGAAGCCGGCGGGCGACCGGGCCAGCTCCGGGCCGGCGGCGACGCCGGCAGCCGGCAACTGGACGCCTCCGGCATCCGCACGGTGAAAACCCTGGCGCTGTTCTCCGGGCCGGTGGCGCTGGACGGCGACGGGCGGGCGCGCGTGCCGCTGGCGCTGCCCGACTTCAACGGCCAGTTGCGCCTGATGGCGGTGGCCTGGAACCACGACCGAGTTGGCCAAGCCGAAGCCAAACCGCTGGTGCGCGATCCGCTGGTGGCGCAAGTCTACCTGCCGCGCTTTCTGGCGCCGGAGGACGAAAGCCGGATCACCGTAACCGTGCGGAACCTGAATGCCCCGCCGGGCGATTATCAACTGCGTCTGAGCGCCGAGGGCGCGGTGGCGGTGGACGAACCGGCGACCTTCACCTTTACGGTGGCCGATGCCGCCACGCAGAATCAGGACAGCCGGACCTTCACCCTGCGCGGCCGGCAACCGGGCAAGGGCCAGGTTCACTTACAGATCACGGGACCGAACGGCTTCCAACTGGCGCGGGAAGCGGATATCGGGGTGCGGCCGGCCCAGACCCTTGTCAGCAATCGCACCGCGCAACGCCTGAATTCCGGCGAAACGCTGCGGCTTGGTGGCGAGGTGTTGAGCGGCTTTCTGCCCGGTACCGGCCAGGCGCGATTGAGCGTCGCCAGTCGGCCCAATCTTAACGTGCCCGAACTGCTGGCCGAACTGGACCGCTATCCCTACGGTTGCCTGGAACAAACCACCAGCCGCGCCCTGCCGCTGCTGTATTTCAATCAGGTCGCCCAAGCCTGGGTCGGCCAGAACGCCACCGAAGCCGGCCTGCGGGCGCGGGTGCAGGAGGCGATCCAGCGCATCCTGAGCTTGCAGGACGCCGGCGGCGGTTTCGGGCTGTGGAGCCCCAGCAGCAATATCGAGGACTGGTTGTCGGCCTACGCCATGGACTTCCTGGTCCGCGCCCGGCAGGAGCAGTATCTGGTGCCGGAAGTGGCTTATCAGAGCGGCTTGAAACGCTTGCGGGAGCGGGTAAACGAAAGTGATTTCGACACCGAACAGCTTGGTTGGCGGGCCTACAACCTGTACGTGCTGGCGCGGGTGCAGCAGGCGGCCATCGGCGATCTGCGCTACCTGCACGACAACTACTTGCAGAAACTGCCGAACGCGCTGGCGCAAGCCCAACTGGGTGCGGCGCTGGCCCACTACGGCGAACTGGGCCGGGCGCGGGAAGCCTTCACCGCCGCGCTGAACCGGACCGAACGGACGACGACGCGCGATTACGGCAGCCCGCTGCGCGACCGGGCAGCGCTGCTGGCGCTGCTGGCCGAGGTGAAGCTGCTGCCGGAGCGGGTGCCGGACCTGGCCGGGCAAGTAGCCGCCGACTACAACACCCGTCGCTACAGCAGCACTCAGGAACAGGCCTGGCTGCTGTTGGCGGCGCGGGCGCTGCTGCAACAGCCGGGGCAACTGCAACTGGCGGTGGACGGGCGGACGATCAGCGCCGATCCGTTTTACCAGTCGCTGGCGGGGGAAACGCTGACCCAGGGGCTGACCGTAACCAACCAGGGCGGACAACCGGCCTGGTACACCCTGAATCGGAGCGGAGTGCCGGTCACGCCGCAACCGCCGGCCCAGGAAGGCTTTAGCATCAGCCGCCGCTATTACACCCGAACCGGCAAGGCGGTGGACCCGACTCAAATCCATCAGAACGATTTGCTGGTGGCGGTCATCAGCGGCGAAGCGGCGGGCAGGGAGCAGCAACAGGCGCTGGTGGTGGATCTACTGCCGGCGGGGCTGGAAATCGAGAATGCCCGGCTGGCGCACAACGCCTCGACTGCTGAACTGGCCTGGTTGCCGGAACTGACCGAAACGCTGCACACCGAGATTCGGGACGACCGCTTCGTGGCGGCGCTGGACCTCGATGCGGGCGACAAGCGGCAATTCACTCTGGCCTATCTGGCGCGGGCGGTGACGCCCGGCGTCTACCGGCAGCCGGCGGTGTATGTGGAGGATATGTATAAGCCGTGGCAGTTCGGGCGCGGCGTGATGGGAACGGTGAAGGTGGAGTAA
- a CDS encoding RNA pyrophosphohydrolase — translation MIDSEGYRPNVGIILCNEEGRLFWAKRIGQRSWQFPQGGIQRDESPEQAMFRELAEEVGLRPEHVQVIGCTKGWLRYRLPKRLIRRGGKSSCIGQKQIWFLLRMLGDEEAVRLDLSERPEFDHWRWVDYWYPLRAVVPFKRHVYWRALYELAPLLFSGRPPRRAPRDSRQHDIDLSHPSLPGRPRPPESARSPTTVVKQVVVLPLRRVEIGQHPVITRMVVSARRLSGLEATPTVPALEPPPVVMASPDEVCSPRPTVSRPHRMFRR, via the coding sequence GTGATCGATTCGGAGGGTTATCGGCCGAACGTTGGCATCATTCTGTGTAACGAAGAAGGGCGCCTTTTCTGGGCGAAGCGGATCGGGCAGCGGTCCTGGCAGTTTCCCCAGGGGGGCATCCAACGGGATGAATCGCCCGAGCAGGCCATGTTTCGCGAGCTGGCCGAAGAAGTTGGCTTGCGGCCGGAGCACGTTCAAGTGATCGGCTGCACCAAGGGCTGGCTGCGTTACCGCTTGCCCAAGCGTTTGATCCGGCGCGGCGGCAAGTCGAGCTGCATCGGCCAGAAACAGATCTGGTTTTTGTTGCGGATGCTGGGCGATGAGGAAGCAGTGCGGCTGGATTTGTCCGAACGCCCCGAGTTCGACCACTGGCGGTGGGTGGACTACTGGTACCCGCTGCGCGCCGTGGTGCCCTTTAAGCGTCATGTTTACTGGCGGGCGCTGTACGAACTGGCTCCGCTGCTGTTTTCTGGCCGCCCACCACGACGGGCGCCGCGCGACTCCAGGCAGCACGATATTGATTTATCCCACCCGTCGTTGCCGGGCCGACCCCGGCCGCCCGAGTCGGCCCGATCACCTACCACCGTGGTCAAGCAGGTGGTCGTATTGCCACTACGACGGGTGGAGATCGGCCAGCACCCCGTCATCACCCGCATGGTGGTTTCGGCACGGCGCCTGAGTGGATTGGAGGCAACCCCCACCGTGCCGGCGCTGGAGCCGCCGCCAGTCGTCATGGCATCCCCGGACGAGGTTTGCTCGCCGCGTCCGACCGTCTCGCGCCCGCACCGCATGTTCCGGCGCTGA